Proteins encoded together in one Acidobacteriota bacterium window:
- the gltB gene encoding glutamate synthase large subunit produces the protein MGAHQQRSLYRSSDEHDACGVGFVAHIKGVRSHAIVRQALDLLINLEHRGACGSDPDTGDGAGILVQMPDRFLRKTVQFLLPSAGAYGAGLVFLPHDHKVQAQLRALVHRIAVEEGLAVLGWRPVPTNLAKIGTSAAAVAPVFEQLFMCSADTGPRTTGPAFERQLYLARKRIEHELATLNLAPQHRRDFYIASLSAGTLIYKGMLTATQIEGMFPDLSDPAFDSALALVHQRFSTNTFPSWPLAHPYRYVAHNGEINTLRGNANWMKAREGLLQSAVFGDDLQKVLPVIVPGGSDTATFDNVLEFLVMSGRTLPHAVLMMIPEPWTGNPAMDPAVRAFYEYHASLMEPWDGPASITFTDGTLIGAVLDRNGLRPSRYCITKDDLVIMASEVGVLDIPADNIVRKDRLRPGKMLLIDTAQGRIISDEEIKQTLASEQPYGDWLRQNQVDIENLPTAAAERPDHQTVVRRQQAFGYTQEDLRVLMTPMAQNGEEAIGSMGTDTAIAVLSDQPRLLYDYFTQLFAQVTNPPLDAIREELVTSMGSTIGPEGNLLDPTPANCRQIKVEFPVLHNDQVAKLRHLPPGSPFRSTTLPLLYNPDDDGPGLERAMAELCRKASAAVAAGYGILILSDRGVDAKHAPIPSLLATAGVHHHLVREGTRTKCGLLVETGDAREVHHVALLIGYGAGSVNPYLAFETLDDLIRQGALPNLTHHQAVTKYIKALNKGVLKVMSKMGISTLQSYCGAQIFEAVGLDRQFVEKYFTSTASRIGGVGVKEISEEVRQRHARAYGGAVSSALVNGGEYQWRRDGEVHLFNPDTVFKLQHATRTGQYAIFKDYTRLVNDQSRQRATLRGLFGMTPFGPPVPLDEVEPVEQILPRFSTGAMSYGSISSEAHETLAIAMNRMGAKSNTGEGGEDPARYVPDANGDSRRSAIKQVASGRFGVTSEYLVSADDIQIKMAQGAKPGEGGQLPGHKVYPWIAKVRHSTPGVGLISPPPHHDIYSIEDLAQLIFDLKNANPVARVHVKLVAESGVGTVAAGVSKAHADVVLISGHDGGTGASPLTSLKHAGVPWELGLAETQQVLLMNRLRDRIVVQVDGQMKTGRDVVVAALLGAEEFGFATAPLVVMGCVMMRVCHLNTCPVGIATQDPELRKTFGGKPEFVENFFHFIAQEVRELMAELGFRTLDEMIGRAECLNFEPAANHWKAHGVDLSQLLHVPEMPVDAARRATCKQDAGLDQVLDRRMIEQAAPALEHRAPVELSFAIRNTDRTVGTMLGYEVTRRYRGAGLPDDTIWVDFTGSAGQSFGAFIPRGITLSLAGEANDFVGKGLSGGRLIVRPPRNAAFAAEENVIIGNVALYGATSGEAFIRGVAGERFAVRNSGAQAVVEGVGDHACEYMTGGRVVVLGQTGRNFAAGMSGGIAYVLDTDGSFALHCNIDMVALEQLEDGAEIELVRSLIGRHVELTGSAVGERVLQSWATMHKQFVVVMPRDFKRVKEAEAKARAESREPAFSDLVA, from the coding sequence ATGGGTGCACACCAGCAGCGGTCTCTATATCGATCGAGCGACGAGCACGATGCCTGTGGCGTTGGCTTCGTCGCGCACATCAAGGGCGTCCGTTCGCACGCGATAGTCCGCCAAGCGCTCGACCTCCTCATCAACCTCGAACATCGCGGCGCCTGCGGCTCGGACCCCGACACCGGAGATGGCGCCGGCATCCTCGTGCAGATGCCCGACCGGTTTCTGCGCAAAACCGTGCAGTTCCTGCTGCCGTCGGCGGGTGCATACGGCGCCGGCCTGGTGTTCCTGCCGCACGACCACAAGGTGCAGGCGCAATTGCGGGCCCTCGTGCATCGCATTGCCGTCGAGGAAGGGCTGGCCGTGCTGGGCTGGCGCCCGGTGCCGACCAACCTGGCCAAGATCGGCACGAGCGCGGCGGCCGTCGCGCCGGTGTTCGAGCAGTTGTTCATGTGCTCGGCCGACACCGGGCCGCGCACGACCGGCCCGGCCTTCGAGCGGCAGCTCTACCTCGCGCGCAAGCGGATCGAGCACGAACTGGCGACGTTGAACCTGGCGCCGCAGCACCGCCGCGACTTCTACATCGCCAGCCTGTCGGCCGGCACGCTGATCTACAAGGGCATGCTCACGGCGACGCAGATCGAGGGAATGTTCCCCGACCTGTCGGATCCGGCCTTCGACTCCGCGCTCGCGCTCGTGCACCAGCGCTTCTCGACCAACACCTTCCCGTCGTGGCCGCTGGCGCATCCCTACCGCTACGTCGCGCACAACGGCGAGATCAACACGCTGCGCGGCAACGCCAACTGGATGAAGGCGCGCGAGGGCCTGCTGCAGTCGGCGGTGTTCGGCGACGACCTGCAGAAGGTGCTGCCGGTGATCGTGCCCGGGGGCAGCGACACGGCGACCTTCGACAACGTGCTCGAGTTCCTGGTGATGTCAGGGCGGACGCTGCCGCACGCGGTGCTGATGATGATCCCTGAGCCGTGGACCGGCAACCCCGCCATGGATCCCGCGGTGCGCGCGTTCTACGAGTACCACGCGTCGCTGATGGAGCCGTGGGACGGACCCGCCTCGATCACGTTCACCGACGGCACGCTGATCGGCGCGGTGCTCGACCGCAACGGCCTGCGGCCATCGCGCTACTGCATCACCAAGGACGACCTCGTCATCATGGCCTCGGAAGTCGGCGTCCTCGACATCCCCGCCGACAACATCGTCCGAAAAGACCGCCTGCGGCCCGGCAAGATGCTGCTGATCGACACCGCCCAGGGCCGCATCATCAGCGACGAGGAGATCAAGCAGACATTGGCGAGTGAGCAGCCCTACGGCGACTGGCTGCGGCAGAACCAGGTGGACATCGAGAACCTGCCCACCGCCGCCGCCGAGCGGCCCGACCACCAGACGGTGGTCCGCCGGCAGCAGGCGTTCGGCTACACGCAGGAAGACTTGCGCGTGCTGATGACGCCGATGGCGCAGAACGGCGAAGAGGCGATTGGGTCGATGGGCACCGACACGGCGATCGCGGTGCTGTCGGACCAGCCGCGCCTGCTCTACGACTACTTCACGCAGCTCTTCGCACAGGTCACCAACCCGCCGCTCGACGCGATTCGCGAAGAGCTGGTCACGTCGATGGGGTCAACCATCGGGCCCGAGGGCAACCTGCTCGACCCGACGCCGGCCAACTGCCGCCAGATCAAGGTCGAGTTCCCGGTGCTGCACAACGACCAGGTAGCCAAGCTTCGGCACCTGCCGCCGGGCTCGCCGTTTCGCTCGACGACGCTGCCGCTGCTGTACAACCCGGATGACGACGGCCCGGGGCTCGAGCGGGCGATGGCGGAGTTGTGCCGCAAGGCGAGCGCCGCGGTCGCCGCCGGCTACGGCATCCTGATCTTGTCGGACCGCGGTGTTGACGCGAAGCACGCGCCCATTCCCAGCCTGCTGGCCACGGCCGGTGTGCATCACCACCTCGTGCGCGAGGGCACGCGCACCAAGTGCGGCCTGCTGGTGGAAACCGGCGACGCGCGCGAAGTGCATCACGTGGCCCTGCTGATCGGCTACGGCGCCGGTTCCGTCAACCCCTACCTGGCGTTCGAGACGCTGGACGACCTGATTCGGCAAGGGGCGCTGCCAAACCTGACCCACCACCAGGCGGTGACCAAGTACATCAAGGCGCTCAACAAGGGCGTGCTGAAGGTGATGTCGAAAATGGGGATCTCGACGCTGCAAAGCTACTGCGGCGCCCAGATCTTCGAGGCGGTCGGCCTCGACCGGCAGTTCGTCGAGAAGTACTTCACCTCCACCGCCTCGCGCATTGGTGGCGTCGGCGTGAAGGAGATCTCGGAAGAGGTCCGGCAGCGCCATGCCCGCGCGTATGGTGGTGCCGTCTCGTCGGCGTTGGTGAACGGCGGCGAGTACCAGTGGCGCAGGGATGGCGAGGTGCATCTCTTTAATCCCGACACCGTCTTCAAGCTCCAGCACGCCACCCGCACCGGCCAATACGCCATTTTCAAGGACTACACGCGCCTGGTCAACGACCAGAGCCGTCAACGCGCCACCCTGCGCGGACTGTTCGGCATGACGCCGTTCGGCCCGCCCGTGCCACTCGACGAGGTGGAGCCGGTGGAGCAGATCCTGCCGCGCTTTTCGACCGGCGCCATGTCGTACGGATCGATCAGCAGCGAGGCGCACGAGACGCTGGCCATTGCCATGAACCGGATGGGCGCCAAGTCGAACACCGGCGAGGGCGGCGAGGATCCGGCGCGCTACGTGCCCGATGCGAACGGCGATTCGCGCCGAAGTGCGATCAAGCAGGTGGCCTCGGGCCGGTTTGGCGTGACCAGCGAGTACCTGGTCAGCGCCGACGACATCCAGATCAAGATGGCGCAGGGCGCCAAGCCCGGCGAAGGTGGCCAGCTGCCGGGCCACAAGGTCTATCCGTGGATTGCGAAGGTCCGTCACTCGACCCCAGGGGTCGGACTGATTTCGCCGCCGCCGCATCACGACATCTACTCGATCGAAGACCTCGCGCAACTGATCTTCGACTTGAAGAACGCCAACCCGGTGGCGCGCGTGCACGTGAAGCTGGTCGCCGAATCCGGCGTCGGCACCGTCGCTGCCGGCGTGTCGAAGGCGCATGCCGACGTGGTGTTGATCTCGGGTCATGACGGCGGCACCGGCGCCTCGCCGCTTACCAGCCTGAAGCACGCCGGCGTGCCGTGGGAACTGGGCCTGGCCGAGACGCAGCAGGTGCTGCTGATGAACCGTCTGCGCGACCGCATTGTCGTGCAGGTTGACGGCCAGATGAAGACCGGGCGCGACGTGGTGGTGGCGGCACTCCTGGGCGCCGAGGAGTTCGGCTTCGCCACGGCGCCGCTGGTGGTCATGGGCTGCGTGATGATGCGCGTGTGCCACCTCAACACCTGCCCGGTGGGCATTGCCACGCAGGACCCCGAGTTGCGCAAGACCTTCGGCGGCAAGCCGGAGTTCGTCGAGAACTTCTTCCACTTCATCGCGCAGGAAGTGCGCGAGCTGATGGCCGAACTCGGCTTCCGCACCCTCGACGAGATGATCGGCCGCGCCGAATGCCTCAACTTCGAACCGGCGGCCAACCATTGGAAAGCCCACGGCGTGGACCTGTCGCAACTGCTGCACGTCCCCGAGATGCCCGTGGATGCGGCCCGCCGGGCCACCTGTAAACAGGACGCGGGCCTCGACCAGGTGCTGGATCGCCGGATGATTGAGCAGGCGGCGCCGGCCCTGGAGCACCGCGCGCCGGTTGAGCTGTCGTTCGCCATTCGCAACACCGACCGGACCGTCGGCACCATGCTCGGATACGAAGTGACCAGGCGCTACCGAGGCGCCGGCCTGCCCGACGACACTATCTGGGTCGACTTCACCGGCTCGGCGGGCCAGAGCTTCGGCGCGTTCATTCCGCGCGGCATCACGCTGTCGCTGGCCGGCGAGGCCAACGACTTTGTCGGCAAGGGCCTGTCGGGCGGCCGCTTGATTGTTCGTCCACCCAGGAACGCCGCCTTCGCCGCGGAAGAGAACGTGATCATCGGCAACGTCGCGCTCTATGGCGCGACCAGCGGCGAGGCCTTTATCCGCGGGGTGGCCGGCGAGCGATTCGCCGTGCGCAACAGTGGCGCCCAAGCCGTGGTCGAAGGCGTTGGCGACCACGCCTGCGAGTACATGACCGGCGGCCGCGTGGTCGTGCTGGGCCAGACCGGCCGCAACTTCGCGGCCGGCATGAGCGGCGGCATTGCCTACGTGCTCGACACCGACGGCTCGTTCGCCCTGCACTGCAACATCGACATGGTGGCGCTCGAGCAACTCGAGGATGGTGCCGAGATCGAACTGGTGCGCAGCCTGATCGGCCGGCACGTCGAGTTGACCGGCAGTGCCGTCGGCGAACGGGTGCTGCAATCGTGGGCGACCATGCACAAGCAGTTCGTGGTCGTGATGCCGCGCGACTTCAAACGGGTAAAAGAGGCAGAGGCGAAAGCACGGGCCGAGTCCCGTGAGCCGGCGTTCAGCGACCTGGTGGCGTAA
- a CDS encoding acyl-CoA dehydrogenase, with protein sequence MATTKTRFDWSDPFLLDQQLTSEERMVRDSAHAYCQDKLAPRVLEMFRKEQNDPSIFRELGALDMLGIVIPEAYGGAGLGYVAYGLVAREIERVDSGFRSMMSVQGSLVMVPINEFGTEAQKKKFLPKLATGEWIGCFGLTEPNAGSDPGSLTTRAEKVDGGYQLTGTKSWISNSPIADVFIIWAKDDAGEIRGFVLEKGMKGLTAPPIHGKVGLRTSITGEVVMDNVFCPEENAFPDIKGLKGPFTCLNSARYGISWGALGAAEDCWLRSREYVLERKQFGRPLAANQLIQKKLADMQTEIALGLQGCLRLGRMKDEGTAAVELTSLLKRNSAGKALEIARMARDMMGGNGITDEFAVIRHLVNLEVVNTYEGTHDIHALILGRAQTGIAAFAN encoded by the coding sequence ATGGCTACCACCAAGACCCGTTTCGACTGGAGCGACCCGTTCCTCCTCGATCAGCAGCTGACCAGCGAAGAGCGCATGGTGCGCGACAGCGCCCACGCCTATTGCCAGGACAAGCTGGCGCCGCGCGTGCTCGAGATGTTCCGCAAGGAACAGAACGACCCGTCGATCTTCCGCGAGCTGGGCGCCCTCGACATGCTCGGCATTGTCATCCCGGAGGCCTACGGCGGCGCTGGGCTTGGCTATGTCGCCTACGGGCTGGTGGCGCGCGAGATCGAACGCGTGGACTCCGGCTTCCGCTCGATGATGAGCGTGCAGGGCTCGCTCGTGATGGTGCCCATCAACGAATTCGGCACCGAGGCTCAAAAGAAGAAGTTTCTGCCCAAGCTTGCCACCGGCGAGTGGATTGGCTGCTTCGGGCTGACCGAGCCGAACGCGGGGTCCGATCCCGGCAGCCTGACGACCCGCGCCGAGAAGGTGGATGGTGGCTACCAGCTCACCGGCACCAAGTCGTGGATCAGCAACAGCCCGATCGCCGACGTCTTCATCATCTGGGCAAAAGACGATGCGGGCGAGATTCGGGGATTCGTGTTGGAGAAGGGCATGAAGGGCCTGACGGCCCCGCCGATCCACGGCAAGGTCGGCCTGCGCACGAGCATCACCGGTGAAGTGGTGATGGACAACGTGTTCTGCCCCGAAGAGAACGCGTTCCCCGACATCAAGGGCCTGAAGGGGCCGTTCACCTGCCTCAACAGCGCCCGCTACGGCATTTCGTGGGGCGCGCTCGGCGCTGCCGAAGACTGCTGGCTGCGGTCACGTGAGTACGTGCTCGAGCGCAAGCAGTTCGGCCGGCCGCTCGCGGCCAACCAGTTGATCCAGAAAAAGCTCGCCGACATGCAGACCGAGATCGCGCTCGGCCTGCAGGGTTGCCTGCGCCTGGGCCGCATGAAGGACGAAGGCACGGCGGCGGTGGAGCTCACGTCGCTGCTGAAGCGCAACTCGGCCGGCAAGGCGCTGGAGATTGCCCGCATGGCGCGCGACATGATGGGCGGCAACGGCATCACCGACGAGTTCGCGGTGATCCGCCACCTGGTGAACCTCGAGGTCGTGAATACGTACGAAGGCACGCACGATATTCACGCGCTGATCCTGGGGCGCGCACAAACCGGTATTGCCGCGTTCGCGAACTAG
- a CDS encoding alpha/beta hydrolase, with protein MSYIKTSDGTKLYYKDWGTGRPVVMMHGWPLSSATFDDLSMALADNGFRAISYDRRGFGRSHQPWEGYDYDTLADDLAAVLEHTKVSDATLLGFSMGGGEVARYLSRHGTSKVQQAILIASIVPYMLKTTDNPNGTPQAMFDKIGAAIKEDRAKFWSSFFKGFYGVSTASQSVSDEVLEWSRDVSMYASLKATLECAKAFGTTDLRPDLAAFTVPTLIIHGTEDKTVPIDASARAAAAGIPGCTLIEYEGAPHGLLASHKDRLIADVLKFVKQSG; from the coding sequence ATGAGCTACATCAAGACATCCGATGGAACGAAGCTGTACTACAAGGACTGGGGCACCGGCCGACCGGTGGTGATGATGCACGGGTGGCCGCTATCGTCGGCGACCTTCGACGATCTGTCGATGGCACTGGCAGATAACGGTTTTCGAGCCATTTCTTACGACCGTCGCGGCTTCGGCCGATCGCACCAGCCGTGGGAGGGCTACGACTACGACACGCTGGCCGACGATCTTGCGGCCGTGCTGGAGCACACAAAGGTGAGCGATGCCACGTTGCTGGGCTTCTCGATGGGCGGGGGCGAGGTGGCGCGGTACCTGTCCCGCCATGGCACGTCGAAGGTGCAGCAGGCCATCCTGATTGCGTCAATCGTTCCCTACATGTTGAAGACGACAGACAATCCGAATGGTACCCCGCAGGCCATGTTCGACAAGATCGGCGCGGCTATCAAGGAAGACCGGGCGAAGTTCTGGTCGAGTTTCTTCAAGGGCTTCTACGGCGTGAGCACGGCGTCGCAGTCTGTGAGCGACGAGGTCCTGGAGTGGTCGCGCGATGTCTCGATGTACGCGAGCCTCAAGGCGACGCTCGAGTGCGCGAAGGCCTTTGGCACCACGGATCTGCGTCCCGATCTCGCGGCCTTCACCGTGCCCACGTTGATCATCCACGGCACCGAGGACAAGACGGTGCCGATCGATGCGTCGGCCCGCGCGGCGGCAGCAGGCATTCCGGGCTGCACGCTGATCGAATACGAGGGCGCGCCCCACGGGCTGCTGGCCTCGCACAAGGATCGGCTGATTGCTGACGTGCTGAAATTCGTCAAGCAGTCCGGCTAA